A region from the Mya arenaria isolate MELC-2E11 chromosome 2, ASM2691426v1 genome encodes:
- the LOC128206757 gene encoding caspase-3-like: MSFSPFDSEQHGSLGDHKASTGDVRENNHEESTPGGMHASKTVPCNLDDTGEIFTAGEPNDEAADENAYKFNHHTRGHAIIVVNDTFKNYDFREGAKCDLGNMREIVKKLGFKWQNQLFYRNVTHKQINMVLKDATRADHTNCDGFLFMISTHGEVKENPKEKGKKDHALICSDDRFIYTSEITKMFNDIECPSLKGKPKLFFIQACRGKEVDEGVKISILGQESQDPPHDASSTMRQHSLDQPDAKGEHNLSKSSPSQGATTGKDQKETNETPTPVEGNKLSERSPKLLPYPIIETPSLECENDQLVFYAIPPGYFAWRNEGEGSWMIYYLHAVVMAHSDKRKLNLISLLTKVSARMSVRSTYIPGEFKMDKKKAVPVIEHKLMKDVMFSPY, translated from the exons ATGTCCTTTTCGCCTTTTGATTCAGAACAACATGGATCGTTGGGCGATCATAAGGCTTCAACAGGAGATGTGCGTGAAAATAATCATGAAGAATCTACTCCTGGAGGAATGCACGCTTCTAAAACGGTTCCTTGTAATCTTGACGATACAGGTGAAATATTTACAGCAGGTGAACCAAATGACGAGGCAGCTGATGAAAATGCGTACAAATTCAATCATCATACGCGAGGCCATGCCATCATAGTTGTAAATGACACGTTTAAGAATTATGATTTCAGGGAAGGAGCAAAGTGCGACCTCGGAAATATGAGGGAAATAGTTAAAAAATTAGGGTTCAAATGGCAAAATCAActgttttacagaaatgttaCACACAAACAGATAAATATGGTTCTAAAAGATGCAACTCGTGCAGATCATACAAACTGCGACGGTTTTTTATTCATGATAAGTACACATGGCGAAGTAAAAGaaaatccaaaagaaaaagGAAAGAAGGATCATGCACTTATTTGCTCAGATGACAGATTTATTTACACAAgtgaaattacaaaaatgtttaatgatatagAATGTCCTTCCCTGAAAGGAAAACCGAAATTATTCTTCATACAGGCTTGCAGAG GCAAAGAAGTAGACGAAGGGGTCAAAATTTCGATATTGGGTCAAGAATCCCAAGATCCACCTCATGACG CATCATCGACTATGCGACAACACTCGCTTGACCAACCAGATGCAAAAGGTGAACACAATTTATCGAAAAGTTCACCATCACAAGGTGCCACTACAGGTAAAGAccaaaaagaaacaaatgaaaCACCAACACCAGTTGAAGGAAATAAACTGTCTGAGAGGTCTCCCAAGCTACTACCATATCCGATCATTGAAACACCATCCTTGGAGTGTGAGAACGACCAACTCGTATTTTATGCAATTCCACCTGGATATTTTGCTTGGAGGAACGAAGGAGAAGGTTCCTGGATGATTTACTATCTTCACGCTGTTGTGATGGCTCACTCTGACAAACGTAAGCTAAACCTCATAAGCCTCCTCACCAAGGTTTCGGCCAGAATGTCAGTCAGGTCAACATACATTCCCGGCGAATTTAAGATGGATAAGAAAAAGGCTGTGCCAGTTATCGAGCATAAACTGATGAAAGATGTTATGTTCAGTCCGTATTGA